Proteins found in one Agaribacterium sp. ZY112 genomic segment:
- the tagH gene encoding type VI secretion system-associated FHA domain protein TagH, protein MDLILTVIKDPSGANMLNHTKVFKAAGGTIGRADGNDWVLPDAERVVSSKHTAIQFQGGQFLLADTSTNGTYVNDASDPLGPGKNHPLADGDIIGCGDYQLKVTLKTPAKADDGLPKGLGEVDFLDSSDRTTFSPVLAAKQQAASEAQELDSWLDPAAPSAQAPASSNNDWGSVTPSADPLASAAPQAPSADPLTGFQQSPAPADSFSSDPLAAFGGDQQSPASSDPLAAMDQAAGIQPSQTAGWADDDDWWKEGSGTDHSPANQHMMDIPKPQAPVEPTPAPVIPQPAAQVPPTPSPGAHPGTAPAAPAFAPAAPVTPAPQAAQPMATPEANPFAASSAGVQQANVDSALGMPGAPADPAGQFAQPLSPPPQAGVEPEWGQAQQTPAQQAPNPAVQAAAMQQQPAAAQMPNQATTAMAAAGTDSAQLAALLGLDQMQAQQLQQLVPEAAGIIKETTNRLIDLLRARSAIKNELRVQRTVIQTADNNPLKFSVTAEDALRAMFSPDQAAFMRPQDAVQDSFDDLSDHQVAVLSGMRAAYDAMFKHFKPTNLERYINAGSGLLASKKAKNWEAYEKYYESMIRDSETTYNKLFGEEFAVTYEQQLSELKNARALSK, encoded by the coding sequence ATGGATTTAATTCTTACGGTAATCAAAGACCCTAGCGGCGCCAACATGCTGAATCACACCAAAGTCTTTAAAGCTGCGGGTGGCACCATTGGCCGCGCCGACGGTAATGACTGGGTACTGCCCGATGCCGAGCGGGTTGTTTCATCAAAACATACAGCGATTCAATTTCAAGGCGGTCAGTTTTTATTGGCTGACACCAGCACAAATGGTACATACGTTAATGATGCTAGTGACCCTTTAGGGCCTGGTAAAAATCACCCCCTCGCTGATGGTGACATCATTGGCTGCGGCGATTATCAACTTAAGGTGACACTGAAAACGCCCGCTAAAGCAGATGATGGCCTCCCTAAAGGTTTGGGGGAAGTTGATTTTCTCGACAGCTCTGATCGCACGACCTTTAGCCCTGTCTTAGCGGCTAAACAGCAAGCTGCATCCGAAGCACAAGAGCTTGATAGCTGGCTAGATCCCGCCGCACCCTCGGCTCAAGCTCCGGCAAGCTCTAATAATGACTGGGGCTCGGTGACACCTTCTGCGGACCCTCTTGCCAGTGCTGCGCCTCAGGCCCCGAGTGCCGACCCTCTGACTGGCTTTCAGCAAAGCCCTGCACCGGCGGATTCGTTTTCCTCAGATCCACTCGCCGCTTTTGGTGGTGACCAACAAAGCCCCGCCAGCAGTGACCCACTTGCAGCCATGGATCAAGCAGCCGGTATTCAACCAAGCCAGACAGCTGGCTGGGCTGACGATGATGATTGGTGGAAAGAAGGCAGTGGTACCGATCACTCGCCAGCGAATCAGCACATGATGGATATCCCCAAGCCACAGGCTCCGGTTGAACCCACACCAGCACCGGTTATTCCTCAACCTGCGGCTCAAGTACCTCCGACACCCAGCCCAGGGGCCCACCCCGGCACAGCCCCTGCAGCACCGGCTTTTGCTCCGGCAGCACCTGTAACACCAGCACCACAAGCTGCCCAACCGATGGCGACACCAGAGGCTAATCCGTTTGCAGCATCTAGCGCTGGAGTTCAGCAGGCAAATGTAGATAGCGCATTGGGCATGCCAGGCGCCCCAGCTGATCCGGCAGGCCAGTTCGCACAGCCTTTAAGCCCACCGCCACAAGCGGGGGTTGAACCTGAATGGGGGCAAGCTCAGCAGACTCCTGCCCAGCAAGCACCTAATCCGGCCGTGCAAGCGGCAGCTATGCAGCAACAGCCTGCCGCAGCTCAAATGCCAAACCAAGCAACTACAGCTATGGCAGCCGCTGGCACCGACAGCGCCCAACTCGCAGCCTTACTAGGGCTTGATCAGATGCAAGCTCAGCAGTTGCAACAACTGGTTCCGGAAGCAGCTGGCATCATCAAAGAGACGACCAACCGCTTAATTGACTTATTACGAGCTCGCTCTGCCATTAAAAATGAGTTACGCGTTCAACGAACCGTCATCCAAACAGCAGATAATAACCCGCTTAAATTCTCTGTAACCGCTGAAGATGCCTTACGTGCTATGTTTAGCCCTGATCAAGCAGCTTTTATGCGCCCTCAGGATGCAGTGCAAGACAGCTTTGATGACTTGTCAGATCACCAAGTGGCAGTACTCAGTGGTATGCGTGCAGCGTATGACGCAATGTTTAAGCACTTTAAGCCAACTAACCTTGAGCGCTATATCAATGCGGGCTCTGGTTTGCTTGCTAGTAAAAAAGCCAAAAACTGGGAAGCTTACGAAAAATACTACGAAAGCATGATCCGCGATAGCGAAACCACCTACAACAAATTGTTTGGTGAAGAGTTTGCTGTTACCTACGAACAACAACTTTCAGAATTGAAAAACGCTCGCGCGCTCAGTAAATAG
- the tssJ gene encoding type VI secretion system lipoprotein TssJ, with the protein MTFSRLFKYFIIVTVIASLVACQTTRRTLKFDTSAEINFKALENINPDDDGRPSPVVVRVFKLTDSRQFSREDFLNLYENADDRLGKDLIDTIILKELAPGELRTETLELSTDVKYIGLLAEFVRYQDADAIVLLPITDHKKNSFDVTLDRTDMLSGDYPMKKTSQTSSSDKSDDDSGLDMDDARKAQKDKSTVEKELDSF; encoded by the coding sequence ATGACTTTTTCACGACTGTTTAAATACTTCATTATTGTGACTGTTATCGCCTCTCTAGTAGCCTGTCAAACCACACGCAGAACCCTAAAGTTTGATACCAGTGCAGAGATTAATTTCAAAGCTCTGGAAAACATCAACCCCGATGATGATGGCCGCCCCTCGCCTGTGGTTGTACGTGTCTTTAAACTGACTGATAGCCGCCAGTTTAGCCGTGAAGATTTCCTCAATCTCTACGAAAACGCGGATGATCGCTTAGGTAAAGACCTTATCGACACCATCATTCTTAAAGAGTTGGCACCGGGTGAACTACGCACAGAAACCCTAGAGTTGAGTACCGATGTTAAGTACATTGGTTTACTGGCTGAATTTGTACGCTACCAAGATGCCGACGCAATTGTTTTATTACCGATTACTGATCACAAGAAAAACAGCTTTGATGTCACCTTAGATCGCACCGACATGCTCTCCGGTGACTACCCAATGAAAAAAACCAGCCAAACATCTTCTAGCGATAAAAGTGATGACGACTCTGGCCTAGATATGGACGATGCTCGCAAAGCCCAAAAAGACAAGAGCACCGTAGAAAAAGAACTCGATAGCTTTTAA
- the tssM gene encoding type VI secretion system membrane subunit TssM, whose protein sequence is MKRLLEFFTNKWVLGVIGLSALSLLIWFGAGYIKFGADNTTLSELTRGIIIGVIWAIWLTWNLSQWLVERKQNRELLKDLEEAQEASNPDEERSKEELAAISQRFREAMSTLKKSRFKARGGSKSLYQLPWYIIIGPPGSGKTTALVNSGLEFPLAQSHGKEALGGVGGTRNCDWWFTNDAVLIDTAGRYTTQDSHRVIDNSAWNAFLSLLKKYRRRRPINGAIIAISLQDLMVQTAEQRLHQAKTLRTRINELQKELGIRFPIYLNFTKCDLVAGFSEFFANLSQAEREQVWGVSFPTESSPQAGADIDSFAAEFDQLVERLNQRLLWRVHQERNIEKRSVLQSFPARMEGLADIITDFVNQTFKPNRYDTVPMVRGVYFSSATQEGSPIDRMMAQVSANFGLERDMGKQQHNSGKSFFISRLLKDVIFPESELVGVNRKIERATIWFRRIAFAGFASALVGSILLWSGSVAQNKIFMSDVDDNLTEFMLAEQAFNTNSSNPAEVLTVLNPLHQASLVYDQEDHPLLNNLGLYDGRVDIASDQLYRDKLNTVFLPSLISTIEQHLNTLTVKDAALLPIFKMYLMLFDEQKLDYQMIRSYAQTRWQDELPGRASEQEQLLMHLDNLFQQPFTQAIEPNERVVSRARQQLRRIPVAQRLYTQLKSSGNNAQIVDLYNEIGGDMRQAFGLAENSPVFSMPYLFTKAGYKETDFSANSDLMEQMAKDRWIYGDDMTGEDFSEADREKLSKEIEQIYLNEYAKRWQDFIDSFTVVKFTSTSQALNLLQQLSDPIYSPLLAVSELTANNTQLTPQVNLNVNTSGVRAPVSSTTRKAAGALADAASSAMGEHFQPNVVDLRFQDIQRMVTSVQGRPAQLQDYLSSIQTLHEYLTEIDSAPNANEAAFKSAKARFSGAGGDAIKQLRIKSINAPDVVKDWLTDLADNTWGLVMAKTKRHVDAAWRDQVYANYQSNLYNRYPMTAGRDTETPVMAFNDYFKAGGIEQAFVSAYLKPFMDTRRWKVKSFEGQSLPIKQSTLTQLRRATNIRSAYFSVGDGVAIKFRIEPTKLDSSVRLFALEVGETRVPYSHGPRTQKNVTWTGGEDNRVRIIFEDLNETMNRRQYEGDWAWLRLLDNSQLSNTNNNNVRKVVFNENGRSAEFKLYASSSVNPFDLGLLRNYRCPQGL, encoded by the coding sequence ATGAAGCGACTGCTTGAGTTTTTCACCAACAAGTGGGTCCTTGGAGTGATAGGCCTAAGCGCCTTATCACTGCTAATTTGGTTTGGTGCTGGTTATATTAAATTTGGTGCCGACAATACAACTCTCAGCGAATTAACCCGAGGCATTATCATCGGTGTTATCTGGGCAATTTGGCTGACTTGGAACTTAAGTCAATGGCTGGTTGAGCGCAAACAAAATCGCGAGCTATTAAAAGATTTAGAAGAAGCCCAAGAAGCAAGCAACCCCGATGAAGAGCGCAGTAAAGAAGAACTAGCTGCTATTAGCCAACGTTTTCGCGAGGCAATGAGCACACTTAAAAAATCTCGCTTTAAAGCACGTGGCGGCAGCAAAAGCCTCTATCAATTACCTTGGTACATTATTATTGGCCCACCGGGCTCAGGTAAAACCACAGCTCTAGTTAATTCAGGTCTAGAATTTCCACTTGCGCAAAGCCACGGTAAAGAAGCGCTCGGTGGTGTTGGCGGCACACGTAACTGCGATTGGTGGTTCACCAATGACGCGGTACTGATTGATACCGCCGGACGCTATACAACCCAAGACAGCCACCGTGTTATCGATAACTCCGCTTGGAATGCCTTTTTAAGCCTATTAAAGAAATACCGCCGTCGCCGCCCAATTAACGGGGCCATTATCGCCATTAGTTTACAAGATTTAATGGTACAAACCGCAGAGCAGCGTTTACACCAAGCCAAAACCTTGCGTACCCGTATCAACGAATTACAAAAAGAGCTGGGTATTCGCTTTCCTATTTATTTAAACTTTACCAAATGTGATTTGGTTGCAGGTTTTAGCGAGTTTTTTGCAAACTTGTCACAAGCTGAACGCGAGCAAGTCTGGGGCGTTAGCTTCCCAACTGAAAGCAGCCCGCAAGCTGGGGCCGACATTGACAGTTTTGCCGCCGAGTTTGATCAATTAGTCGAACGCTTAAATCAGCGCCTGCTTTGGCGTGTTCACCAAGAGCGCAATATTGAAAAACGCTCTGTACTGCAAAGCTTTCCTGCGCGCATGGAAGGCCTTGCCGACATTATTACCGACTTTGTAAACCAAACCTTTAAGCCCAATCGCTACGACACCGTGCCAATGGTACGCGGCGTTTATTTTAGTAGTGCCACCCAAGAAGGTAGCCCTATCGATCGCATGATGGCTCAAGTAAGTGCCAATTTTGGCCTTGAACGAGATATGGGCAAGCAACAGCACAACAGCGGTAAGAGTTTCTTTATCTCGCGCTTATTAAAAGACGTTATCTTTCCTGAGTCCGAACTTGTTGGGGTAAACAGAAAGATCGAACGCGCCACCATTTGGTTCCGCCGTATTGCCTTTGCTGGTTTTGCCAGCGCCTTAGTCGGCAGCATTCTTTTATGGAGCGGCAGTGTTGCGCAAAATAAAATATTTATGAGTGATGTCGATGACAACCTGACTGAATTTATGCTGGCCGAGCAAGCCTTTAATACCAACAGCTCAAACCCTGCTGAAGTATTAACTGTGCTCAACCCTCTACATCAAGCCAGCCTTGTTTACGACCAAGAAGATCACCCTCTACTTAACAACTTAGGCCTTTACGATGGTCGTGTTGATATAGCCAGCGACCAACTTTACCGAGATAAACTTAATACGGTTTTCTTGCCTTCATTAATTAGTACCATCGAGCAACACCTAAATACCCTCACCGTTAAAGATGCCGCCTTATTACCCATTTTTAAAATGTATTTAATGTTGTTTGACGAGCAAAAACTCGATTATCAAATGATTCGTTCTTACGCTCAAACTCGCTGGCAAGATGAACTACCAGGCCGAGCAAGTGAGCAAGAGCAACTGTTAATGCATTTGGATAACTTATTCCAGCAGCCATTTACTCAAGCCATTGAGCCTAATGAACGTGTCGTATCTCGCGCTCGCCAGCAGTTGCGTCGTATTCCTGTGGCTCAGCGTCTATATACGCAACTAAAAAGCTCGGGTAATAACGCCCAAATCGTCGACCTTTACAATGAAATTGGCGGCGACATGCGTCAAGCCTTTGGCCTTGCCGAAAACTCACCCGTCTTCTCTATGCCCTACCTATTCACAAAGGCTGGCTATAAAGAAACCGACTTTAGCGCCAACTCTGACTTAATGGAGCAAATGGCTAAAGACCGCTGGATTTACGGTGACGACATGACCGGCGAAGACTTCTCCGAAGCCGACAGAGAAAAACTCAGTAAAGAAATTGAGCAAATTTATTTAAATGAGTACGCCAAGCGCTGGCAAGACTTTATCGATAGTTTCACTGTTGTGAAGTTTACGAGCACCTCACAAGCACTGAATTTATTGCAGCAATTATCTGACCCGATTTATTCGCCTCTATTAGCAGTGAGCGAATTAACCGCTAATAACACCCAGCTAACGCCACAAGTTAATTTAAACGTAAATACCAGTGGTGTACGTGCACCAGTTAGCAGTACCACGCGTAAAGCGGCTGGTGCACTTGCTGATGCAGCTAGCTCGGCAATGGGTGAGCACTTTCAACCGAACGTGGTTGATCTTCGCTTCCAAGATATTCAGCGCATGGTCACCAGCGTACAAGGTCGCCCAGCTCAGCTTCAAGACTATTTAAGCAGCATTCAAACCCTGCATGAATATCTGACAGAAATAGACAGTGCGCCCAATGCCAACGAAGCCGCTTTTAAATCGGCTAAAGCGCGTTTCTCTGGTGCCGGTGGTGACGCCATTAAACAACTGCGCATTAAAAGCATCAACGCACCCGACGTAGTGAAAGACTGGCTGACAGACTTAGCGGATAATACTTGGGGGCTGGTTATGGCCAAAACCAAGCGCCACGTCGATGCCGCTTGGCGTGATCAGGTCTATGCAAACTACCAAAGTAATTTATATAACCGTTATCCGATGACAGCCGGTCGTGATACCGAGACCCCTGTGATGGCATTTAATGACTACTTTAAAGCCGGTGGTATTGAACAAGCCTTTGTTTCTGCTTACCTGAAGCCATTTATGGATACACGTCGCTGGAAAGTAAAATCATTTGAAGGCCAAAGCCTACCTATTAAGCAATCAACACTGACTCAATTACGTAGAGCCACCAATATTCGTAGTGCCTATTTTAGTGTTGGCGACGGAGTAGCGATCAAATTCCGCATAGAACCAACCAAGCTAGATTCGAGTGTGAGATTATTTGCGCTGGAAGTGGGTGAAACACGAGTGCCTTATTCCCACGGCCCACGAACCCAGAAAAATGTCACTTGGACAGGCGGCGAAGACAACCGTGTTCGCATTATCTTTGAAGATTTAAATGAAACCATGAACCGTCGCCAATACGAAGGTGATTGGGCTTGGTTACGTCTATTAGATAATTCACAATTGAGCAACACCAACAACAATAATGTTCGTAAAGTTGTCTTTAATGAAAATGGTCGCTCTGCCGAATTCAAGCTATATGCCAGCAGCAGTGTGAACCCATTTGACCTCGGTTTATTACGTAACTACCGTTGCCCTCAAGGCTTGTAA
- a CDS encoding protein kinase, whose protein sequence is MDDKTKFSPKQTQPESTDDKTVFAHNKPPTPPAAQPQDPSHVPASAGDDATVFAPRQPTAPQQPAVPSNPDATVFAPRPNPTASQTGQHHTQQNSGQAGAQFGAPTQVASSPTQGFGSTDPEANSDVSAAGNKVIKGRFELVSLLGVGGMGAVYKALDRRKVEASDSDPYVAVKLLNDDFRQHPDAFISLQRESRKSQTLAHPNIVTAHDFDRDNDMVFMTMEFLEGAPLDALLREYPHGLENEEAMTILKGISNALIYAHSHNIVHSDFKPGNIFVTEGKSGEGKGAKVFDFGIARAVSEGNAAHSGGEKTVFDAGTLGALTPAYASYEMLKGKEPSPSDDLFALACVAYELFCGSHPYGKVPADQAFDKKLKPKRLKGLSRRQWKALSKALELKREQRTETIEEFYEAFFGKPKILLWLLLGSVVAFLAAGLVYMELYSDQAEAEKELKAEMQQQMADKLKTAEIDNQKATLERFVKLATLTPEWDQDVSKVLDGYSQLAPADGDTPKSVKNRIGRLYLDKAGRLIEDNDLDAVAPVLAAAISWGASPEQAAVLEERVESLKEAERLRKENARLAAEKEEADRLAAERRKREAALAASREQSIDNELTALEKALRCRSGVDVAGAVATHLGALERLDSARAPQLREAVAGELVTCFNRLALKSPYSAEKVLQQSRLLLPEQVALKSLKVDYCSHLKPGTGGKGRRYTCQDRLPGGQKGPSLVVVPSPSDKPIAIAKFETSYNDVALFCQATAKCDARKYSGNSMPVHNVDFAFAKAYAQWLTKMTGNTYRLPSRSEWLLSAKAKGEAEPSNRNCHLKYGGIEKGGELYKTTVGEANSYGLMNAAGNVREWVMQGDQLKVAGGSRKTPINNCRYTSLESHSGKADELTGFRLVRELNR, encoded by the coding sequence ATGGATGATAAGACCAAGTTTTCCCCCAAACAAACACAGCCTGAAAGCACAGACGATAAAACCGTTTTTGCGCATAACAAGCCGCCAACACCTCCAGCGGCTCAGCCGCAAGACCCTAGCCACGTACCCGCAAGTGCTGGTGATGACGCTACTGTCTTTGCTCCGCGTCAGCCGACGGCGCCACAGCAGCCGGCCGTGCCCAGTAACCCTGATGCGACTGTATTTGCACCAAGGCCGAACCCGACGGCCTCACAAACAGGGCAGCACCATACTCAGCAAAACAGTGGCCAGGCCGGAGCTCAATTTGGTGCGCCAACGCAAGTTGCTAGTTCCCCTACGCAAGGTTTTGGTAGTACCGACCCAGAAGCTAACTCAGATGTTTCAGCGGCAGGTAACAAGGTTATTAAAGGTCGCTTTGAACTGGTGTCTTTGCTTGGTGTGGGCGGCATGGGGGCGGTGTATAAAGCCCTAGACCGGCGAAAAGTTGAGGCCAGTGACTCCGACCCTTATGTTGCGGTTAAACTGTTAAACGATGACTTTCGTCAGCATCCCGACGCATTTATCTCTTTACAGCGTGAGTCACGTAAGTCACAAACGCTCGCTCACCCAAATATTGTAACGGCTCACGATTTCGACCGAGATAACGACATGGTATTTATGACCATGGAGTTTCTTGAAGGGGCACCTTTAGATGCCCTATTGCGTGAATACCCGCATGGTCTAGAAAATGAAGAGGCGATGACGATTCTTAAAGGGATCTCAAACGCCCTGATTTACGCCCATTCCCACAATATTGTTCACTCGGATTTTAAACCGGGAAACATTTTTGTCACCGAGGGCAAAAGCGGTGAAGGCAAAGGCGCTAAAGTCTTTGATTTTGGTATTGCTCGCGCTGTGTCAGAGGGTAATGCTGCTCATAGTGGGGGTGAAAAAACAGTCTTTGATGCCGGTACGTTAGGCGCGTTAACGCCCGCTTATGCCAGCTATGAAATGCTCAAAGGCAAAGAGCCATCGCCATCGGATGATCTGTTTGCTCTCGCTTGTGTTGCCTATGAGCTTTTTTGTGGCAGCCATCCTTATGGCAAGGTGCCTGCCGACCAGGCCTTTGATAAAAAGCTTAAACCTAAGCGCCTGAAGGGTTTATCGCGCCGTCAATGGAAGGCCTTAAGTAAAGCATTAGAGCTTAAACGTGAACAGCGCACCGAAACCATTGAGGAGTTTTACGAGGCCTTTTTTGGTAAGCCCAAAATTCTACTGTGGTTACTCTTGGGTTCGGTTGTGGCCTTTTTGGCTGCAGGCTTGGTGTATATGGAGCTATATAGCGATCAAGCCGAGGCGGAGAAAGAGCTTAAAGCAGAAATGCAGCAGCAAATGGCCGACAAGCTAAAAACAGCTGAAATTGATAACCAAAAAGCAACGCTAGAGCGTTTTGTGAAGCTAGCAACCTTGACCCCTGAATGGGATCAAGACGTTAGCAAGGTGCTTGATGGCTACAGTCAGTTAGCGCCTGCTGACGGTGATACCCCTAAAAGCGTTAAGAATCGTATTGGCAGGCTTTATTTAGACAAGGCCGGTCGACTGATTGAGGATAACGATCTAGATGCTGTTGCCCCTGTACTGGCTGCCGCTATCTCTTGGGGGGCTTCTCCCGAGCAAGCTGCTGTGCTTGAAGAGCGGGTTGAATCGTTAAAAGAAGCTGAGCGCTTGCGTAAAGAAAATGCCCGCTTAGCCGCTGAAAAAGAAGAGGCCGATAGGCTTGCAGCAGAGCGCCGCAAGCGTGAAGCTGCTTTGGCTGCGAGCCGTGAGCAGAGTATCGACAATGAATTAACGGCTTTGGAAAAAGCATTACGTTGTCGTTCTGGTGTTGATGTTGCCGGAGCTGTCGCCACCCATTTGGGGGCTCTAGAAAGGCTCGACAGCGCTCGTGCGCCCCAGTTGCGAGAAGCCGTAGCGGGAGAGTTGGTCACCTGCTTTAACCGCTTAGCGCTTAAAAGCCCTTACTCTGCAGAAAAAGTACTTCAACAGTCTCGCTTATTATTGCCAGAGCAAGTCGCACTAAAAAGTTTAAAAGTAGATTATTGCTCCCACTTAAAACCGGGTACAGGTGGTAAAGGTCGTCGTTATACTTGTCAGGATAGGTTGCCTGGAGGCCAAAAAGGGCCATCGTTGGTCGTGGTGCCTTCTCCATCAGACAAGCCAATTGCAATTGCAAAGTTTGAAACCTCTTACAATGACGTGGCACTTTTTTGTCAGGCCACAGCTAAGTGTGATGCCCGTAAATACAGCGGTAACAGCATGCCAGTTCATAATGTCGACTTCGCTTTTGCGAAGGCCTACGCGCAGTGGTTAACTAAGATGACAGGTAACACCTATAGATTGCCTAGTCGCAGTGAGTGGTTACTTTCGGCTAAGGCTAAAGGCGAGGCAGAGCCATCTAACCGCAACTGCCACTTAAAATACGGTGGTATAGAAAAAGGGGGGGAACTCTATAAGACGACCGTTGGTGAAGCCAATAGTTATGGCCTAATGAATGCTGCGGGCAATGTGCGTGAATGGGTTATGCAGGGAGATCAGCTTAAAGTGGCTGGAGGTTCACGTAAGACGCCTATTAATAACTGCCGTTATACCAGTCTTGAAAGTCATAGCGGCAAAGCGGATGAGTTAACTGGCTTTCGTTTGGTGCGGGAGTTAAATCGCTAG
- the icmH gene encoding type IVB secretion system protein IcmH/DotU: MSNQNNGGFTPPPAPTGADRTVMIPTPGGARSGATPPPQQAQPTPAAMFQAQEQIALRRGLNPLVNSAATVLTVVIKLRTTLNHGNVPDLHKRLTDELKAFESKAKNSGAAPETVVTARYLLCAVIDEVVLNTPWGTASGWSQHSLLSLFHQETFGGEKCFVILQRMLETPGSHLDILELFYLCLSLGFEGKYRLEQRGHEQLEQIRDNLYQTIENHRPSREPDLSPHWQGSVDPNSSMMNYIPMWVFASVVLAILVLSYSGFRYWLYDATSPMAEKISEQISEPVAQEQSVEAVESPADTKTEIKRFY, encoded by the coding sequence ATGAGCAATCAAAATAACGGCGGCTTTACGCCTCCCCCAGCACCAACCGGCGCCGATCGCACGGTTATGATTCCGACACCTGGTGGAGCTCGCTCTGGTGCAACTCCGCCACCACAGCAAGCACAACCAACACCTGCGGCTATGTTTCAGGCACAAGAGCAAATTGCACTGCGCCGCGGCCTCAACCCCTTGGTCAATTCTGCTGCTACTGTACTTACGGTGGTTATTAAGTTGCGTACCACGCTGAACCACGGCAACGTACCCGACCTACATAAGCGCTTAACCGATGAATTAAAAGCCTTTGAGTCAAAAGCCAAAAATTCTGGCGCAGCCCCTGAAACCGTTGTTACTGCACGCTACCTTTTATGCGCAGTTATTGATGAGGTTGTCTTAAATACCCCGTGGGGAACCGCTAGCGGTTGGAGCCAACACTCATTGTTGAGCCTTTTTCACCAAGAAACCTTTGGCGGTGAGAAGTGTTTTGTCATTCTTCAGCGCATGCTTGAAACACCGGGATCTCACCTAGATATTCTTGAACTCTTCTATTTGTGCTTAAGCCTAGGCTTTGAAGGTAAATATCGCTTAGAGCAGCGCGGACATGAGCAACTCGAACAAATACGCGACAACCTTTATCAAACGATTGAGAACCACAGGCCCAGTCGTGAACCCGACCTATCTCCTCACTGGCAAGGTAGTGTCGACCCCAATAGCAGCATGATGAATTACATACCGATGTGGGTATTTGCCAGTGTTGTACTAGCAATTTTGGTACTGAGCTATTCCGGCTTCCGCTATTGGCTATACGACGCCACCAGCCCTATGGCCGAAAAGATTTCGGAACAAATATCCGAACCCGTCGCGCAAGAGCAAAGTGTTGAAGCTGTCGAAAGCCCTGCAGACACCAAAACTGAAATCAAACGCTTTTACTAA
- the tssK gene encoding type VI secretion system baseplate subunit TssK, which translates to MSSNNKVIWTEGMFLRPQHFQQQDRFIERLVEARTGSLGRYHWGIQELAIDSEPLSLGKISISNIKAVFPDGTPLLAPESENLPDVLDVPENTRDEIIYLCIPLKRPGSQESVRDQEDFPQARYQTYNFDARNSASASGESARIQIGKLRACLKLGSEDLSGYATIGIARIFERQPDKPVQLDNTYIPPVLHCEANSEIRAYIEEVKGLMQQRGEALSHRLSDSGRSGSAEIADYMLLQVINRVEPMIHHLANLSSVHPLTLYSELLQLSGELATFTSSNKRPAEIPPYLHENLQQTYAGLFNSLRQSLSMVLEQSATSLELVERKYGIHVAPITDPSLTKSASFVIAVKADIQNDLLRSRFPTQAKIAPVETIRDLISTQMPGLQMRALPVAPRQIPYHAGFTYFEIDRSGDLWTAMQRSGGFAVHLGAEFPGLNMELWAIRN; encoded by the coding sequence ATGTCATCCAACAATAAGGTTATCTGGACTGAGGGTATGTTTTTGCGCCCTCAGCACTTCCAACAACAAGACCGTTTTATCGAACGCCTAGTCGAAGCGCGTACAGGCTCTTTAGGCCGCTACCACTGGGGGATTCAAGAGTTGGCCATAGACAGTGAACCACTGTCGCTTGGAAAGATTTCCATCTCGAACATTAAGGCAGTTTTCCCCGATGGCACACCACTCTTAGCGCCAGAGTCTGAAAACTTACCAGATGTGCTGGATGTTCCGGAAAACACCCGCGATGAAATTATCTACCTATGTATTCCTTTAAAGCGCCCAGGCTCACAAGAATCCGTACGCGATCAGGAAGATTTCCCACAAGCTCGCTATCAAACTTATAACTTTGATGCGCGCAACAGTGCTTCCGCTTCTGGAGAGTCCGCACGTATTCAAATAGGTAAATTACGCGCTTGCTTAAAACTAGGCTCAGAGGATTTAAGCGGCTACGCCACAATCGGTATCGCGCGCATTTTCGAGCGCCAACCTGACAAGCCAGTGCAATTAGACAACACCTACATACCACCGGTATTACACTGTGAAGCCAACTCTGAAATTAGAGCCTATATAGAAGAAGTTAAAGGGCTAATGCAGCAACGCGGTGAAGCCTTAAGCCATCGCTTAAGTGATTCCGGCCGTTCAGGTTCAGCAGAAATTGCTGATTATATGCTGCTGCAAGTGATCAACCGCGTTGAGCCTATGATTCACCACTTGGCCAATTTGTCGAGCGTGCACCCACTAACGCTGTATTCAGAACTACTGCAATTATCTGGCGAGCTAGCCACCTTTACGAGCAGCAATAAACGACCGGCAGAAATCCCACCGTATTTGCATGAAAACCTGCAGCAAACTTATGCCGGTTTATTTAACTCCCTACGTCAATCCTTAAGTATGGTACTTGAGCAGTCAGCTACCTCGCTTGAGCTGGTTGAACGCAAATACGGTATTCATGTGGCACCGATTACCGATCCGTCACTCACAAAGAGCGCAAGTTTTGTTATTGCCGTTAAAGCCGATATTCAAAATGACCTATTGCGCAGCCGCTTCCCAACACAAGCCAAGATTGCACCGGTAGAAACTATTCGAGACTTGATCTCCACACAAATGCCAGGCCTACAAATGCGTGCACTGCCTGTCGCACCAAGACAAATTCCGTATCACGCAGGTTTTACTTACTTTGAAATTGATCGCAGTGGCGATTTGTGGACAGCCATGCAGCGCTCGGGCGGTTTCGCTGTGCACCTAGGCGCCGAGTTCCCAGGCTTAAATATGGAACTCTGGGCGATAAGGAACTGA